TAGTTATTGTACATAGTACTAGTGGTAGTGTAGTTATATTAtactagtagtattagtagtgtatAGTATACTAGTAATAGTAGTGTCGTTATAGTATACTAGTAATACTGGTGTCATTATAGTATACTAGTAGTAGTGTAGTTATTTATAGTGTACAGGTAGAAGTGTAGTTATAgtatactagtagtagtagtagtgtagctgtAGTATACCAGTAGTAGTATAGTTATAgtatactagtagtagtagtgtggttatagtactctggtagtagtagtgtagttatagtatactagtagtagtagtgtcattatagtatagtagtagtgtcGTTATAGTATACTAGTAGTAGTGTCGTTATAGTACACTAGTAGTAGTGTCGTTATAGTACACTGGCAGTCATAGTGTAGTTATAGTACACTATtagtagtagtgtagttatagtacACTAGTAgaagtagtgtagttatagtataCTAGTAgaagtagtgtagttatagtacACTAGTAGAAGTGTAGTTGTAGTGTACTAGTAGTAGTGTAGTTGTAGtatactactagtagtagtgtaGTTGTAGTGTAGCTATAGtataccagtagtagtagtagtgtagttatacTATTATTGTAgaagtagtgtagttatagtattcgggtagtagtattgtagttatagtgtactagtagtagtgtgtatatatagtacactagtagtggtagtgttgttatagtataTTAATAGTTGTGTAGTTATAgtataatattagtagtagtgtagttatagtatactagcagtagtagtgttATAGTACactggtattagtagtagtgtagttatagtataCTAGTAGAAGTGTAGTTATAGTATACTAGTAGCAGTGTAGCTATAGTACActagtagttgtgtagttgtagTAAACTAGTaatagtagtgtagttatagtatactagtatttgtagtagtagtgtagttgtagtatactagtagtagtagtgtatgcATAGTACactagtagtagtggtgtgtgtatatatagtacactAGTAGTGTCGTTATAGTATATTACTAGTAGTGGTGTCGTTACAGtacactagtagtagtagtgtcgtTATTGTATACtagtagtagtaatgtagttATGGTATACTAGAAGTATTGTAGTTATGGTATACTAGTAGTAGTGTAGTTATTGTATATAGTACtagtggtagtgtagtaaacTAGTAGTATAGTACACTAGTAGAAGTGTAGTTATTTATAGTGTACTGGTAGAAGTGTAGTTATAgtatactagtagtagtagtagtgtagctgtAGTATACCAGTAGTAGTATAGTTATAgtatactagtagtagtagtgtagttatagtatactactagtagtagcagtgtagttatagtataccactagtagtgtagttatagtacactagtggtggtagtagtagtagtactagtgttatagtagtgtagttatagtatactagtagtagtagtagtagtgtggttATAGTATACTATACtagtagtagtgtagttatagtattctagtaatagtagtgtagttatagtaaactagtggtagtagtagtagtagtagtactattgttatagtagtgtagttatagtatactagtagtagtagtagtagtgtggttatagtactctggtagtagtagtgtagttatagtatactagtagtagtagtagtagtgtggttATAGTATACTATACtagtagtagtgtagttatagtattctagtaatagtagtgtagttatagtaaactagtggtagtagtagtagtagtactattgttatagtagtgtagttatagtatactactagtagtagtagtagtagtagtagtgtggttatagtactctggtagtagtagtgtagttatagtatactatactagtagtagtgtagttatagtattctagtagtagtagtgtagttatagtaaactagtggtagtagtagtagtagtagtactagtgttatagtagtgtagttatagtatactagtagtagtagtagtgtggttATAGTGCTCTGGTAGTATTAGTGTAGTTATAGTATACTATACtagtagtagtgtagttatagttaCAGTATTCTAGTAGTAGCAGTGTAGTTATAGTATACCagtagtagtgtagttatagtacactagtggtagtagtagtagtactagtgttatagtagtgtagttatagtatactagtagtagtagtagtagtgtggcTATTGTAGTCTGGTAGTAGCAGTGTAGTTATAGTGCACTATtagtagtagtgtagttatagtataCTAGTAGAAGTGTAGTTATAGTATACTAGTAGTAGTGCAGTTATAgtatactagtagtagtagttatagaaTGCTtgtagtagtgtagttatagtatactagcagtagtagtgtagttatagtatgCTAGTATTAGTGTAGTTATAGAATGCTtgtagtagtgtagttatagtatactagcagtagtagtgtagttatagtatgctagcagtagtagtgtagttatagtatgCTAGTATTAGTGTAGTTATAGTATACTAGTTGTCGTAGTGGTGCAGTTTTAGTATACTCTTAGTAGTAGTGTAGTTATGGTATACtagtagtagtgtagttatagtgtagtagtTTAGTTGTAGTATgccagtggtagtagtagtgtagttatagtataatactagtagtagtagtagtgtcgtTATAGTATACtagtagtagtgtagttatagtataCTAGTAGTAGTTGTTCAGTTATAGTatactagtggtagtagtgtagttatagcATACTCGTAGTGTAGTTATAGTACACTAGTATTAGTAATGGAGTTATCATATACTAGTGatagtgtagttatagtatactagtagtagtagtagtagtgtagttatggtgtaaagtacttcattaaaaatacttgaaagtactacttaagtatttttggggggtatctgtactttcctttactatttatatttttgactacttttacttcactacattcctaaagaaaataatgtactttttactccatacattttctctgaaacacaaagtactcattacattttgaatgcttcgcactacaggaaaattgtccaattcatgcacttatcaagagatcatccatggtcatccctattgcctctgatctggctgtttgtaaattatgtctgagtgttggagtgtgcccctggctagccataaattaaaaaaacaagaaaatgatgccgtctggtttgcttaatatcagGAATCGTTATAGTATACTAGTAGTAGTGTCATTATAGTATACTACTATTAGTAGTGTCGTTATTGTATACTAGTTGAACTTTGGTCATTATAGTATACTAGTAGTGGTGTAGTTATAATATACTAGTTGTAGTTGTGTAGTTATATTATACTAGTAGTAGGTGTGTAGTTATGGTATACTAGTACagtagtaatgtgtgtgtgtctccagtcgaGCTGCTGTGTGTAACGTAGTGGTGTACAATAAcatttgtatatgtgtgtgtgtgtgtgtgtgtgtgtgtaggttgcaCTACTCGCCTGTCTCTCTCCAGTCCTGAGCTGCTAACTGAGCTGTGTCAATCTCAGTCCCGTCCTATGAAGCACGTCTCTGTCTCTAAAGGACTCACCACTGTCTTCTCTGGACGGGGCAGAGGCATAacggtaaggtgtgtgtgtgtgtgtcacacaacTGTCTTCTCTGGACGGAGCAGGGGCATAACGgtaagaagtgtgtgtgtcacCACTGTCTTCTCTGGACGGAGCAGGGGCATAacggtaaggtgtgtgtgtgtgtgtgtcacaccacTGTCTTCTCTGGACGGGGCAGAGGCATAACggtaagaagtgtgtgtgtgtgtcacaccacTGTCTTCTCTGGACGGAGCAGGGGCATAacggtaaggtgtgtgtgtgtcacaccacTGTCTTCTCTGGATGGAGCAGGAGCATAacggtaatgtgtgtgtgtatgtgtcacacCACTGTCTTCTCTGGACGGGGCAGGGGCATAacggtaaggtgtgtgtgtgtgtcacaccacTGTCTTCTCTGGACGGGGCAGGGGCATAacggtaatgtgtgtgtgtgtgtcacaccacTGTCTTCTCTGGACGGGGCAGGGGCATAacggtaaggtgtgtgtgtgtgtcacaccacTGTCTTCTCTGGACGGCGGGAGGACAGAAAGTATTTGGGGCAAGATGTGAGAATTGACCTACTGTGGTGAATATAAACTcttcctgactctctctctctctctctgtgctccagACTCCTAGCCCTGCCACTGCCTCAGGAGCAGCCAACCAGACACTCCGCTCAGACTCCATGGCCAATAGGAGAGGACAGGCAGGTCCCAGGCTGTTTAATGGGACAAAGCGTTAAAGTGCCTCTGATGACCCCAGCTACTGTATAATGTAATTCAAATGAATGAAAACTAGCAGTCCTGTGGCCCTCCGGGGCCTGGAGTTGAGAACTGAATGTCACAATTTCAAACACTATATATACTGCCATGTGCCAATGCCAACCCACCGACAgacttacacacacactgtaacacacacaccccgtaatacacacacacactgtacctctTCATGTGAGACATGTAAAGCAATGTGGTGAGGTGAAGCAGGTCTCtctctgtaaaaaaataaattatcAAATGTATCATAACACACTTGTTTGTctctgtattgtgtgtgtgtgtgtaacttcaCTGATAAGATCCAACCCATGGCCAGAGTCTAGAGACATCATGAGAtacagggactgtgtgtgtgtgtgtgtgtgtgcgtacgcgtGTGTGTTGATAGAGGGCTGATGAAACAGTGGTTGAGATAAAAGCCAAAGGTTAAAGGTCAAGTACAGAGTGTCCCAGGAGGTGTGGCTTAAATAGGAAGTGTTTCTTTACTGTAATGCAtttagaaagagaaggaaaggaaaACAATACTAAGAAATAGTGTAAGCTTCAAAGGGACAAGAAGAAAGAGAGATAAGATATAGAGAAATACAGCTAGGGGATAGCCGTTTACTACTAGTTAGTCGTATTCCCCAGCCGGATCTCTCTCTGTCGCAAATAGCCTGGGGACGAGATTACCTACCAGTATGTGAGGGATGGTCTGctgagtgtgtctgtgttcagGACAGTACCTGTTTGTGTAGACAAGATGGGCATTAATGGGCGACTGCAACGCTACCTCCTGCCAGCCTCCATCATGGCTCTGCTGCTCTTCCTCAGTTCTTTCTGGCTCCGTGAGTTTCCACTTTAACCATAGGGTTTAGCTGATGCTGTtctctgtgtggctgtgtgtgtataatgtgacAAACTGTAcacgtgtctctctcgctctcagctCAGGTTGCAATGCGTGATTGTGAGACCTCCTGGCACCCCTGTCTGAGTTTCAATTTCTACCTTCCAacagtgagtacacacacacaatttagcCTGTAGGGAAATGTCTTAACAGTTAGTCGTTCTATAATTTATTTTGTAGTGTAAAACCAAGTGAAAGATTTTAATATATAATAAAGATAAATAGGAAATACACTACGTggccaaaagtatttggacacctgctcgtcgaacatctcattccaaaatcatgggcattaatatagttggccccccctttgctgctataacagcctccactcttctgggaaggatttccactagatgttggaacattgcttctgggacttgcatccattcagccataagagcataagtgaggtcgagtactgatgttgggcaattaggcctggcttgcagtcggcattccaatggtgatcttaggcgtgtgtgcggctgctcagccatggaaacccatttcatcacGCTCCCaacgacgttgcttccagaggcagtttagaacgtgggagtgagtgttgcaaccgaggacagacgatttttcaGCACTCCGCTGgcccgttttgtgagcttgtgtggcctaccacttcacggctgagccgttgttgctcctgaaagtttccacttcacaataacatcacttacatttgaccagggcagctttactgtcagtgtttgtctatggagattgcatggctgtgtgctcaatttatacacctgtcagcaacgggtgtgcctGAAATAGCTGAATTGACTCATTTAAaaagggtgtccacatgcttttggtcatgtagtgtagatgATACCTCTCGTTTTGTGCATTCATCTTCtccgcctctctccctctctctctcctgttccagCCGGAGAGCCCTGTTATTCCTCATCCAGGAGGGGTGCAGAGTGGGGGACAGCAGGGTGAGAGGGGTGTAGTGTTGGGTTCTGTGCCCCCTCTCCAGGTGTGTCAAGGTCAACAGTTCCAGGTGTGGCGTCTCATGTCCCACCTGACCTCTTCCATGGCTACGCACTCTGATGATGTTCTGCTGGAGCACTACCTCTACAGCTGGGACGAACTCATCaagtacggtgtgtgtgtgtctgtgtgtgtgagagtgtttaTAAGGGGAACACCTTTTAAACTTGCCATGAATGATACTGTAAGGAGTTGTTAGGTGAAGGGCTCTACATTGattccccactcctctctctcgctctctctctaggtttATGGAATCTCTCGGACCTCTGGTCAGTTTTTTCTCTCAGAAGGTCAAAGATAAGATCGCTGTCATCAGAGAGCTGGCCCAGCAGGAGAAAGAGGACCTTGAGAAACGTAGTCCAGTAGGACACTCTAGACTACAAACTCCCACATCAGGACTACAAGGCCCAGCGGCCTACAGTTCAGTGCGTTCCATGGTGGAGTCGGAGCTGCAAAGGGGCTTGGTGAACTTCAGTGTGCGGACGCGCTCCGGCTGCAGAAATCTGCTGCGGCTCCACCGTTCGCTGCTCTGGATCCTGCTGCTACTGCAGGGCCTGGAGGAGGGACCGGACGCACAGGGGGTTTaccgcacccctggggagctctgCAGGTATCCTTTAGAcagaaaacatacacacacacactcaaaaggtTACTTCACAATTTCACTAAATTATTGAAGACCAAGTCTCACACTACCCATAGCCTGATGGCCATGCCAGCTTGCCAGTATGGTGGGCACAGATGCCTGCTctctcactcatacacacacactaaccctaaccctgtccttgTTCCCTAGGGATGCGTACAACGTGGCCCTGGCCCCCCATCACCCCTGGTTGATCCGCAGCGCGGCTGAGCTTGTGTTTGTAGCTCTGCCAGACAGAAGAGTGTTCCTGGATATAGTTTGTGTGAGAAAAGAGGAGGATGTTGGGCCGGTGCTCAACGTTGTTGTAGACGTTATGAGAGAggtatacacacgcacacagaccaTACTGGAAGAACACAGCATGATGGAGCTGCcatagaaagaaagacagacagacagacagacagacagacagacagacagacagacagacagacagacagacacagacagacagacagacagacagacagacagacagacagacagacagacagacacgtacGCCAGCACACATAGCCTGCACAGACTATAAAGAAACGTGTTAGAAAGACTGTAGAAACACACAGCAACTCAGTTAGATAGGCCTACCGTATAAGCCTGTTTACAACTGTATATGTAGAAAAGCCCTTATAACTAATGATAACCCTGGAATATCTGCTTCGTGTCAGTGAAAGGAGTGAATAAACATGTTATTTATTCACATGTCTGTAGTtgttcttctgtgtgtgtgtgtgtgtgtctactgctGTAAATCACAGAACTAGAATAAGTACCTGGATCACCAGGcgggcactctgtccttctacagtgtctctgacacaatgGCCCTCCTCCATAGTgtccagaccacattcactcagcccctctatcctgggttcTGGCTTCATTGCTTTAAAACCACAGCTGAGTCATGTGAGTTAGACTAGAGTCCTATGTCAGTGATGCTTTACCCTACTATTCTGTGAATTGTTTATCAGAATTGTTTATTTCCTTCTTCTGTGACCCTCAGAGGATTGACTCTCACAGATTGAGCTCTCTGTAGTCTAGATAGAATTTGAGGTTATGGTTTACCATGCCTTACTAGGGTTTTCCTTTTCTTTGAATAGCAGAGGATTGACTTTCACAGATTCAGTTATTTCTAGAATTCAAAGTTATTTTCCCCTAAATCCTATGATGTTGAAAATGAATGTGTATCTCCGGTGAGACTTTACCTCTGAAGGCAGCATGTGATAGGCCATACAATGTTTTCCGAATAATTTCTCATCCTGTTCTTTCCCTTTGTTATC
The DNA window shown above is from Salmo trutta chromosome 8, fSalTru1.1, whole genome shotgun sequence and carries:
- the LOC115198205 gene encoding ceramide-1-phosphate transfer protein codes for the protein MGINGRLQRYLLPASIMALLLFLSSFWLPQVAMRDCETSWHPCLSFNFYLPTPESPVIPHPGGVQSGGQQGERGVVLGSVPPLQVCQGQQFQVWRLMSHLTSSMATHSDDVLLEHYLYSWDELIKFMESLGPLVSFFSQKVKDKIAVIRELAQQEKEDLEKRSPVGHSRLQTPTSGLQGPAAYSSVRSMVESELQRGLVNFSVRTRSGCRNLLRLHRSLLWILLLLQGLEEGPDAQGVYRTPGELCRDAYNVALAPHHPWLIRSAAELVFVALPDRRVFLDIVCVRKEEDVGPVLNVVVDVMREVYTRTQTILEEHSMMELP